One genomic window of Mycobacteriales bacterium includes the following:
- a CDS encoding zinc ribbon domain-containing protein, protein MPAYDYRCRECATVFTVERSMSAVATAERCPQGHDDVARVWSAVSVGGRASAPAPAGGCCGGGCCG, encoded by the coding sequence GTGCCTGCGTACGACTACCGCTGCCGCGAGTGCGCCACGGTCTTCACCGTCGAGCGCTCCATGAGTGCCGTCGCGACGGCGGAGCGCTGCCCGCAGGGCCACGACGACGTCGCCCGCGTCTGGTCCGCCGTCTCGGTCGGTGGTCGGGCGAGCGCCCCGGCTCCGGCCGGTGGCTGCTGCGGCGGCGGCTGCTGCGGCTGA
- a CDS encoding nucleoside hydrolase, translating to MRLHLDTDLGSDPDDACALAMLLGTPDVELVGITTTIDPGGIRAGMVREVLAVAKGHEARAVARDRDVPIAAGAEVTLTSRTTPGDIPTGDRWWPRPITPRPSPPGAALDLLAASLESGATVVAIGPYTNLALLETLRPGSLSQGPIVLMGGWVGGRLPEGFPAWEADRDWNVQCDPYAARVVFDAATDLTLVTIAATIRVPVCASDLPRLEAAGALGELLARQARAQGEAHYAGVGRRYSRLPDDLLNFHHDPLACAVAAGWDGADAGVRRLVPVEERGVLRFAEDPAGRPVKVVDEVDGDAFREHWFRCIERAAAHPQP from the coding sequence ATGAGGCTTCATCTCGACACCGACCTCGGATCCGACCCGGACGACGCGTGCGCCCTCGCGATGCTGCTGGGCACGCCCGACGTCGAGCTGGTCGGCATCACGACCACGATCGACCCGGGCGGCATCCGCGCCGGCATGGTGCGCGAGGTGCTAGCCGTCGCGAAGGGCCACGAGGCGCGAGCCGTCGCGAGGGACCGCGACGTGCCGATCGCAGCCGGCGCCGAGGTGACCCTGACCAGCCGTACGACGCCCGGCGACATCCCGACCGGCGACCGCTGGTGGCCGCGCCCCATCACGCCGCGACCGAGCCCGCCCGGCGCGGCTCTCGACCTGCTCGCCGCATCCCTCGAGTCGGGAGCCACGGTCGTCGCCATCGGCCCCTACACCAACCTGGCGCTGCTCGAGACCCTGCGCCCGGGGTCGCTGAGCCAAGGCCCGATCGTCCTGATGGGCGGCTGGGTCGGCGGCCGGTTGCCCGAGGGCTTCCCCGCGTGGGAGGCCGACCGCGACTGGAACGTCCAGTGCGATCCCTACGCGGCGCGGGTGGTCTTCGACGCAGCCACCGACCTGACCCTGGTCACCATCGCCGCCACGATCCGGGTGCCGGTTTGCGCAAGCGACCTGCCGCGACTCGAAGCGGCCGGCGCGCTGGGCGAGCTGCTCGCCCGCCAGGCGCGAGCCCAGGGTGAGGCGCACTACGCGGGCGTGGGCCGGCGCTACTCGCGGCTGCCCGACGACCTGCTCAACTTCCACCACGACCCGCTCGCGTGCGCGGTCGCCGCCGGCTGGGACGGCGCCGACGCCGGCGTACGCCGTCTGGTCCCGGTCGAAGAACGCGGCGTCCTGCGGTTCGCGGAGGACCCGGCCGGGCGACCGGTCAAGGTCGTCGACGAGGTCGACGGCGACGCGTTCCGGGAGCACTGGTTTCGTTGCATCGAGCGAGCAGCAGCGCACCCGCAGCCCTAG